One Panthera leo isolate Ple1 chromosome B1, P.leo_Ple1_pat1.1, whole genome shotgun sequence DNA window includes the following coding sequences:
- the PRSS48 gene encoding serine protease 48 isoform X1, translated as MPGWTKGRESVLSWRENPSLGNGTKGWEKRHRFPARSPISFSFLSAVCGRPAVSSGIASGREAKVGQWPWQVSIREGLLHICAATLISEQWVLTVASCFRSKDIRKYSVLVGSLQVSGRPGSKATIIPVSRIIPYHDFQGNTSSTIAVAELAYPVSFTPVVLPICLPSSAVQLKKSTSCWVTGWGYSGTYRCEDK; from the exons ATGCCTGGGTGGACCAAGGGAAGGGAATCTGTGCTGAGCTGGAGAGAGAACCCCAGTTTGGGAAATGGCACGAAGGGGTGGGAGAAGAGGCATCGGTTTCCAGCCAGATCTCccatatctttttcctttttgtctgcaGTCTGTGGGCGGCCTGCAGTCTCCTCTGGCATTGCCTCAGGCAGGGAGGCCAAGGTGGGGCAGTGGCCCTGGCAGGTCAGCATCCGCGAGGGCCTGCTTCACATCTGTGCAGCCACCCTCATCTCAGAGCAGTGGGTGTTGACAGTGGCAAGCTGCTTCCG GTCTAAAGACATCAGAAAATACAGTGTATTGGTGGGGTCACTTCAGGTCTCTGGTCGCCCAGGCTCCAAAGCGACGATAATACCTGTGTCCAGGATTATCCCCTACCATGACTTCCAGGGAAACACATCTAGTACCATCGCTGTGGCAGAATTGGCCTACCCAGTTTCTTTTACCCCTGTTGTCCTGCCCATCTGCCTCCCCTCATCTGCAGTCCAGCTGAAGAAGTCAACTTCCTGCTGGGTGACTGGATGGGGCTATTCTGGAACATACCGATGTGAGGATAAGTAG
- the PRSS48 gene encoding serine protease 48 isoform X2 has translation MGPAGCIFLLPLLLGISGTHEEEPENLLKSICGRPAVSSGIASGREAKVGQWPWQVSIREGLLHICAATLISEQWVLTVASCFRSKDIRKYSVLVGSLQVSGRPGSKATIIPVSRIIPYHDFQGNTSSTIAVAELAYPVSFTPVVLPICLPSSAVQLKKSTSCWVTGWGYSGTYRCEDK, from the exons ATGGGCCCTGCTGGCTGTATCTTCTTGCTGCCCCTTCTGCTGGGCATTTCAG gcACCCATGAGGAAGAACCAGAGAATCTCCTGAAGTCAA TCTGTGGGCGGCCTGCAGTCTCCTCTGGCATTGCCTCAGGCAGGGAGGCCAAGGTGGGGCAGTGGCCCTGGCAGGTCAGCATCCGCGAGGGCCTGCTTCACATCTGTGCAGCCACCCTCATCTCAGAGCAGTGGGTGTTGACAGTGGCAAGCTGCTTCCG GTCTAAAGACATCAGAAAATACAGTGTATTGGTGGGGTCACTTCAGGTCTCTGGTCGCCCAGGCTCCAAAGCGACGATAATACCTGTGTCCAGGATTATCCCCTACCATGACTTCCAGGGAAACACATCTAGTACCATCGCTGTGGCAGAATTGGCCTACCCAGTTTCTTTTACCCCTGTTGTCCTGCCCATCTGCCTCCCCTCATCTGCAGTCCAGCTGAAGAAGTCAACTTCCTGCTGGGTGACTGGATGGGGCTATTCTGGAACATACCGATGTGAGGATAAGTAG